From the genome of Medicago truncatula cultivar Jemalong A17 chromosome 2, MtrunA17r5.0-ANR, whole genome shotgun sequence:
AGTGTGGTTCAGTGtgttctttccttttctcaaaTTATCATACTTCTGGGAATGCGTTGTAAAAAGGGAAGGGATATATTTCTTAGAAGGCTTTTCCAGGTTTTAGCGTGCCTTTTCTGATGCTTGATTGTAGGGTAATGAGTGAATAAGTAAGCAAAAACACTGTGTGATGAGAAAATTGATGCCTATATAATAGTTAGGGGTAGTCCAAacacaacattttaaaataatttaggaGGTGTTCAATTGAAAATCATTATAGTTTAGAGGCAAATGACACTGATAATCTGATATTGACATACAGTTCATCTGATGATGTTATGGAATGATataacatcaatttttttaaactgACTAGTCTATTATATTCCATTCCACTCTATTCCATCCTATAACAACAAACCAAACATACCCTAGATATTCTTTGAAGAAAAGGATCATTGAATTGAAGGGGTTCAGTGTTGTGCTCTGCTTGTTTCTTCTCTCGAAGGTCAAATAAACCACAGTGCAATCCCAATTACAACATGTGTTCTATAGAGGCTTTTCCTTGAAAAATTCAGTCTGATGTTGAGTTGAAAACATTGCTGAAATAAACAGGGACTCTGGTGGTATTTGACTGTCATTAAACATTCACGATATAAATTAAAGTTGTTTAGATTCGAGTTATATGTAGTCTTTTTTTGTATGCAGTCACTGCAGTTGGATCAATTTGCTGAATGCATCTAATGTTccaaattggaaagaaaaaaaaaaccagtctTTCTTGATCCAATTTTTCGATACTGTCGTAACAAAAGCTGCTATGTAGCACTGGTGGTGTTGGATCCGAGGTCCATGACATCCTGTGGTCATGGAGAAGGCGATCGTGGTGGAAACCTAACCAAGTATCGTGTGACAATGATTTATGGCTCCGCCATCAGCAATGTTCATCACAAGGGTGGATGCTACACAACAAAGATATCCAACATAAAAAACTACATCTTGGTGCccggataaaaataaaactcattAGCATTGCACGCTGTAAAACTCGATgggatttttttcttccattcatTAATCCAAATGATGGCACCTTATCAGAGAGAGTTCTAATACATCTGAATTTGATATTAAGACCATTCTGCTATGCAACACCTGCTCCATTGTAATGACAGAATTGCAAAATTTCTATGCAACAGTTTTGCAAATCTGAGTTGAACACACAAATATGAATATGTTCACTTCTCAATTTGTTTGAACTTCATTAAGGctagaaaataacatttttgtaAATCTGGTCTAACATcatagaatattataaaaacttccttaacaaaaatttaatttgtttttaacccAACATAAAttgaataacaattttttaaatgttggAATCCAAGATAAAAGCAACGAAAATCTAAatatagaaattaaattttgagctcatttttttaaagagtttttataatattctaaatatGTGTATAAACAATCATGTGTTGAATCccttccaaaaacaaaaatcgtATGTTGACTCAACATGGGTTAAAACTACTTGcaagatactccctccgtcctttgctttttttcacattatttaaaaaaattgttagggtaattaatgtgtctattttgtgtgttaatattaccgaattatcatttgtttgtatgtatattaaatttgatttttcatatttcaaaacaagttagtggtactccctccgtcccaaattgtatgtcactttagaaaaaatatttgtcccaaattgtatgtcactttagaataccaatgaaacattaatgttacttttcctattatatccttaactatttattactctttattttttcaattctttcatttatctttcccatatcatttattaaggataattttgtaaaacaactcataatatctctttcccacacaatattaattacatttcttaatatgtgtgaaatgcccaaaacgtcatacaatttaggacggagggagtattaattagagatgtgtttaagaaaaaataataaatgtatatagtaacttgaaaaaatatttatatttaaagacaaatttttaatcaaaaataaatgtttatatatAGGGATGGAGTAATTTTGTAGggacaatttgattttttttgatgaaaaaaaaaaagtttggttgGATATATACTATCATCGTAGAATaatcaaacaaatttaaatCTAAGAGTGATTAAAGTGCATGTtgacaaattttataaaaacacaAACATGTTTTTATACGAGGATGATAGCAAAAATTTATAACCTCTCGTCTCATTCTCATTACCATGTTGAACAAATGGTTTCTCTCCCAGAATGTTGTTTTAGGTCTCatcacaacaaaaacaacaacctcaaaattcaacaacccTCTTTTCAACCAACACTTCTCATTCCCATTTTCACTCACAAGATTCTGCACCACAACATCTCAATCTGAATCAGTCACACATCCATTCGCTGCATCTTATCTCATCAACAATTTTGGGTTCTCACATGAATCTGCTCTCAAAGCTTTCAACCTCAAGCAAGTTCGTTTCAATACCGCAGATAAACCTGATTCAGTCATCaccttctttcaaaatcatggcTTTTCACACGACAACATACGCATCATGATCAGAAGAGCACCATGGTTACTTTCATCACAACCCCACAAAAGGTTTTTgccaaagtttcaattttttctatcCAATGCTGCTTCTTCCTCTGATATTGTTCCATTGTTAACTACAAACCCTAGAATTTTACGAAGTAGCCTGGACTTGGAGAAACAAATAATCCCtctttttgaattattaagtAGGTTCTTGAAAACCAACAAGGATATCATTCTTTGCTTAATTCGATATTGGACTGCATTTGCTACTAATCCCTATCACCTTATTGTGTCTAATATCAATTTGATGTCTGATTTTGGAGTTTCTGATAATGTTATTGGTAGTTTGCTTCAGTCAAGGCCGTCTATATTTGGTTCAAAGGATTTGATTAAGTCATTGGAGGAAGTTAAGGATTTAGGGTTTCATCCTTCAATGACTAATTTTGGGACTGCTTTGATGGCCAAGAAATGTATGAGTAAAAAACTTTGGGATGAGAAAATTGATACCTTTAAGAAATGGGGTTGGTCTGATGAGGCTATTATTCGAGCATTTAGATGTCGGCCTGAATTGTTGTTGGCTTCAATTGATAAGATTAATTTGGTGATGAGTTTCTGGGTCAACCAATTGGGTTGGAATTCCTTGGCACTTACTAAAAGGCCACATATTTTTAGTTACAGTTTGGATAAAAGGATCACTCCAAGGGCCTCAgttttgcaatttcttttaATGAAAGGTTTGCAAAAAAAGAATGCTAGCTTAGTTACACCTTTGAGTTATtctgaaaatttgtttttgcagaagTTTGTTTTCAGCTTTAAGGTGGACTCCGATTATCTATTAAAGTTATACGAGGAAACAATGAAAATTGCATACCCAATGGAAAACAATGGCATGCCATTCACTAATTAGGTAATTTCATAATCTCTTTTGCAATGTAGCCTCAGCTTGTTAGTCATAAAATGCTAGTGCTTATTCTTTTTAGGCCAAGATAGAGGATGATCTAGCTGACTTGTTTTATTTGCTAACCTGGACCAGAGTACCTTATGATTTATCATATGCCTCATATCTAGTTGATAAAGAAAAACACGAATGGTCTTGTATTTATTTAGTCAGGGAATGTTTACTCATGGTGTTATTTTCCTTCCATGTTTGTTCAATCATGAATCCatagaaatataaacaaattatgTATGCAATTCTGCTCAATTAAATGATCGAAACTTTAAGCTTGAGATTATTCAGTACTTTGCCTATTTGCTTTTTATGTGGTTCTCTACACATCATCTTTATAAGGATTTTTCTATTATCACTCATACAACTTTATTAAATAGTTTGCGACCTTCTTTAAGCTTGAAGTTGTTTCCTGAAATG
Proteins encoded in this window:
- the LOC25488161 gene encoding uncharacterized protein translates to MLNKWFLSQNVVLGLITTKTTTSKFNNPLFNQHFSFPFSLTRFCTTTSQSESVTHPFAASYLINNFGFSHESALKAFNLKQVRFNTADKPDSVITFFQNHGFSHDNIRIMIRRAPWLLSSQPHKRFLPKFQFFLSNAASSSDIVPLLTTNPRILRSSLDLEKQIIPLFELLSRFLKTNKDIILCLIRYWTAFATNPYHLIVSNINLMSDFGVSDNVIGSLLQSRPSIFGSKDLIKSLEEVKDLGFHPSMTNFGTALMAKKCMSKKLWDEKIDTFKKWGWSDEAIIRAFRCRPELLLASIDKINLVMSFWVNQLGWNSLALTKRPHIFSYSLDKRITPRASVLQFLLMKGLQKKNASLVTPLSYSENLFLQKFVFSFKVDSDYLLKLYEETMKIAYPMENNGMPFTN